In Spirosoma aureum, a single genomic region encodes these proteins:
- the recR gene encoding recombination mediator RecR: protein MEYPSKLIEAAVNEVSKLPGIGKKTALRLVLHLLKRDEEQTETLAQSLTAMRTQVKYCRKCHNLSDHDLCTICASNKRDQSLICVVEDTRDVLAIENTAQYKGLYHVLGGIISPVEGIGPSDLQIDSLISRLRGPESEQVREIILAISPTMEGDTTAFYLQKKLKPFNLKISTIARGVPIGGDLEYADEVTLGRSILSRIAYD from the coding sequence AGCTGCGGTAAACGAGGTATCAAAACTACCGGGAATTGGGAAGAAAACCGCCCTCCGGTTAGTTCTGCACTTGCTTAAACGCGACGAAGAGCAAACCGAAACGTTGGCTCAAAGCCTGACGGCTATGCGTACACAGGTTAAATACTGCCGCAAATGCCATAACCTCTCAGACCATGATCTCTGTACGATCTGCGCCAGCAACAAGCGTGATCAATCCTTGATCTGTGTTGTTGAAGATACGCGCGATGTGCTGGCCATTGAGAACACCGCTCAATATAAGGGTCTTTATCATGTACTCGGAGGGATCATATCGCCCGTAGAAGGAATTGGCCCCAGTGATCTACAGATCGACTCGCTTATCTCGCGATTACGTGGCCCGGAGAGCGAGCAGGTACGCGAAATTATTCTGGCCATAAGCCCGACAATGGAAGGGGATACAACGGCATTTTATCTGCAAAAGAAACTCAAGCCGTTTAACCTGAAAATCTCGACGATTGCTCGGGGAGTTCCGATCGGGGGAGACCTCGAATATGCCGATGAGGTTACGCTGGGGCGAAGTATTTTAAGCCGTATTGCTTATGACTAA
- a CDS encoding WapI family immunity protein — MAISILDYEDGTAKNRIDRNTLLTSIELQHEGKSSIVTAPVISTHELSALAHWFEQVAIGKPAKPVVLQEPCLFFDCHQQILDKFRLTVRMEAEASPVWTSYYAEPLTMVFWLTYKEMLETAQSLRQLHHNFPTQA; from the coding sequence TTGGCCATCAGTATCTTAGATTATGAAGATGGAACGGCTAAAAATCGTATTGACCGCAATACGCTATTGACAAGTATCGAGCTACAACATGAAGGTAAATCCTCCATCGTAACGGCTCCGGTCATTTCAACGCATGAGTTGTCGGCTCTGGCTCATTGGTTTGAACAGGTGGCTATCGGAAAGCCAGCTAAACCCGTTGTCCTGCAGGAGCCGTGTTTATTTTTTGATTGTCACCAGCAAATCCTCGATAAGTTCAGGCTTACGGTACGAATGGAAGCAGAAGCATCGCCGGTCTGGACAAGCTATTATGCCGAACCGTTAACGATGGTTTTTTGGCTGACCTACAAGGAGATGCTCGAAACAGCACAATCACTTCGTCAGTTGCACCACAATTTCCCCACACAGGCCTAG
- a CDS encoding superoxide dismutase, translated as MNRSEFLKLAFGASAGLVAFSSFGRAVSSFGLNQAEGPFKLAPLPFDAGALEPHIDKTTMEIHHDKHHKAYVDNLNKAVAGTDMAKMDIEALVKSISSSTPAAVRNNAGGHWNHTFFWSILGPNAGGAPKGALADAINKKFSSFDNFKTEWAKAATGRFGSGWVWLIKSGSDVEIVSTPNQDNPLMALAEKKGTPIMGLDVWEHAYYLKYQNRRPEYVTAAWNVFDWNKIGKNFAG; from the coding sequence ATGAATCGCTCCGAGTTTTTAAAATTGGCCTTTGGTGCTTCGGCCGGTTTAGTTGCTTTCAGCTCTTTCGGTCGGGCTGTGTCCAGCTTCGGTCTGAACCAGGCTGAAGGTCCGTTCAAGCTGGCTCCACTGCCATTTGACGCGGGTGCGCTGGAACCGCACATCGATAAAACCACTATGGAGATCCACCACGACAAGCACCATAAAGCTTATGTGGACAACCTGAACAAGGCCGTAGCCGGAACCGATATGGCTAAGATGGATATTGAGGCTTTGGTTAAAAGCATCAGCAGCAGTACGCCCGCAGCGGTTCGCAACAATGCCGGTGGCCACTGGAATCACACATTCTTCTGGAGTATTCTTGGACCCAACGCAGGCGGTGCGCCCAAAGGTGCATTGGCTGATGCGATTAACAAGAAGTTTAGCTCGTTCGATAACTTCAAAACGGAATGGGCAAAGGCCGCCACGGGTCGTTTTGGCTCGGGTTGGGTATGGCTCATCAAGAGTGGTAGCGATGTTGAAATCGTATCGACGCCTAACCAGGACAATCCGCTGATGGCGTTGGCCGAGAAAAAAGGAACACCCATCATGGGCCTTGATGTTTGGGAACATGCCTACTATCTGAAATACCAAAACCGTCGTCCTGAATACGTTACAGCAGCCTGGAATGTATTCGACTGGAACAAAATCGGTAAAAACTTTGCTGGATAA
- a CDS encoding isopenicillin N synthase family dioxygenase — protein sequence MSSQELYDEIPSLDLADFTSGDPERKARFVQDLGRAFNQIGFVAIRNHGLTDDLTQRLYESAKAFFSAPDDIKRKYEHPELSGQRGYIGKGKETAKGFKVADLKEFYHIGQPEPVGEMPANVFPEEYPEFGEATLTAYQTLENAGKQLLRAIALYLELPETYFDDKVKNGDSILRALHYFPLDPEKTPDGAVRAAAHGDINLITLLMGASADGLEVLRRDGKWIGITALPDQVVVNVGDMLDRLTNHKLKSTIHQVVNPPREKMNQSRYSIPFFMHPRADMDLKSLESCIDTEHPKLYVDMTAGEFLNERLMELGLKKA from the coding sequence ATGTCATCACAAGAATTGTACGATGAAATCCCGTCGTTGGATCTGGCTGATTTCACATCGGGCGATCCGGAACGCAAAGCTCGCTTTGTGCAGGATTTAGGTCGGGCGTTTAATCAGATTGGCTTCGTAGCCATTCGGAATCACGGGTTGACCGATGACCTTACACAGCGGCTTTATGAGTCAGCTAAAGCGTTTTTTTCGGCTCCAGATGATATTAAGAGGAAATATGAACACCCCGAATTAAGTGGACAACGGGGTTATATTGGAAAAGGGAAAGAAACGGCCAAAGGGTTCAAAGTAGCAGATCTCAAAGAGTTCTATCATATTGGTCAGCCTGAGCCGGTTGGGGAAATGCCAGCCAATGTGTTTCCGGAAGAATATCCTGAATTTGGTGAAGCGACGTTAACGGCTTACCAAACACTCGAAAATGCGGGCAAGCAGTTACTTCGGGCAATAGCGCTTTATCTGGAATTGCCGGAAACGTATTTCGATGATAAAGTGAAAAATGGAGACAGTATCCTGAGGGCTCTGCACTATTTTCCGCTTGATCCCGAAAAAACGCCTGATGGAGCGGTGCGTGCGGCTGCTCATGGTGATATTAACCTCATTACGTTACTGATGGGAGCCTCGGCAGATGGACTGGAAGTTCTCCGACGCGATGGCAAATGGATTGGAATTACGGCCCTTCCCGATCAGGTTGTTGTAAACGTTGGCGATATGCTCGACCGGCTGACAAACCATAAACTCAAGTCGACGATTCACCAGGTGGTGAATCCACCACGCGAAAAAATGAACCAGTCCCGGTATTCAATTCCATTTTTTATGCACCCACGTGCCGATATGGATTTGAAGAGCCTGGAGAGTTGCATCGATACGGAGCATCCTAAACTCTATGTGGATATGACGGCTGGTGAATTTCTGAACGAACGGTTGATGGAACTGGGATTGAAAAAAGCGTAA